Part of the Maridesulfovibrio sp. genome, CCCCGCTTTTTCATCATAAAACTAGTTTAAAACTAGTTCAAAACTAGCGAGAGACGCATATGTACTGCACACGAACCGACCTCACCGCCTATATTCTTGAAGACTACCTGGCAGCCGCTGACAATCAAACAGAAGGAACTGTAGCCACAGCTATTGCCAATGTTGAAGCTGAAATGACCGAGGCCCTTGTCTCAGGAGGCTACACCGTGACCGAAGATTCGGTTCCGGCCACGGTGAAACGGGTTTGTTCGGTCATTGCTGCTTACAATTCGGTCTGCGCCATCACTTCATTGGTCAGTTCTGAAACCTCATCTGATAACGAATTCTTGCCCCTGCAGCGCAAGGCCGAGCGAGCCGAGAAGGTCATGGATCAGATCCGGGAAGGTAAAGTCAGACTTGTAGCTCCTACCGCTGAAACCTCTCAGCCTAATGACACTGTTGTTGTGATCAGCCAGCCGAGCCGCTTCAAGAGTCCCAAAGGTTGGGGACGTTTCTGATGGCCGGTTTCTCTTTTGAGTTGGACATGGATAAGGCCATGCGCGGTCTTGATATAGCCATGCAAAAGGCCCAGCGCAGTCAGGAATTCATGGACACGATGGGCGAAACACTCGTCAGCTCAACTCATCAGCACTTCAAGGACGGTGTCGGGCCGGACGGTAAAAAGTGGAAAACCAGCCAACGGGCCAGCAAGGAAGGCGGACAGACTCTGGTAGATTCGGCACGACTGCGAAACGCCGTGACCTATGAGGCGACCTCGCAAATGGTCGTTATTGGAGTCAATGCCGTTTATGCCCGCATCCACCAACTTGGCGGCAAGACAGGACGTGGCCTGAAAGTCGAAATGCCAGCCCGACCGTATATCTATATCAACGATGAAGACCGCGCGGAGATCCGTGCTTTAGCCGTAGCCGAAATGAAATCCATGTTCGGAGTATAGGACATACAAAATGAGAAATTTGATTTTTGAGACCATCACCAAAGTGGCCATGGCTGCCGGGCTGCCTGCCGGAACTGACGGCAAACCGCCCATTTATGAAGCTCCGGTCGAGATCAAAGATGCCTTGTTACCCAATCCGCGTATCGAGATCCTGCTGACCAAAGCCCCGGTCAAGCCGGTCAATACAAAGCTGGCCAAGTTCGCCACTCCTGAAAAAGAAGATACCCACCGCACGGTCAGGACTGCACTTGACCAGGTCATTCAGCCGGTGCGGTTATCCATCGTCGCAAAAGACGAAAATTGGCTGAAAGATTTTGCGCACAGTTTGCACACAGGACTGCCGAGAAGCTTGGCGGACAGGCATAATAACGTCGTTAAGGTCAGCGTTGAGGCGGTTGATTCAACTGGCGGAGGTTCGAAGCTGGTGAATGTGGCCATCAAGAAGAAGCTGACCAAAGTGTTTCATTTGAGATTCACCGGCCTGGTCACGAGAGACAGCGAGGTCGCTTGGATCAAAGAAGCAGATATCAATGTTGATTACAAACAGGAGGACAAAGATGCCTAAGAAACCGGAGGTTACCTTGCACCCCGTTAGCGAGTTGGCAAAAGAAGCCGACTTTCCGGGTTGGAAGTTGGCGGCCCTGTGCAGATCAGCCGGATGGACCATGGACAAGATGGTTTCCCAGGATGAATTCGACGCGGCCCTGAATCATTTCGAAAACCGTAAGATGGGGGGCTAGACCATGCCCCGCAATGACGTTTTTGAATATATCGTTGACGGAACCAGCGGACTTGTTCCTGGTGATGTGTCCGGCAAAGTATTGATCGCCGGGGTCTGCTCCAAAGGACAGGTTGGTAAAATCTACTATCTCGGTAAACGATCCGACCTTTCCGGCCTGCTCGGTGCCGGACCTTTGGTTGACCGGCTGCAGGATGTTTTTACGGCCTGTGGACAGGATGCAACAGTTCTGGCTGTTCCCGTTTCCGGTTCTCCTGCCGGTTATATCGGCGAGCTGGAGCACACCGGGACCGGTCCTGACGCTTCCACCAGCGGGATTGCTGCTGGAAATGCTGATGTTGTTATCCTTGTTACAGATGCTGGTGCTCCGGGTGTGGCTAAGGCGAAGGTCTCAAAGGATGGTGGCACCAGCTTTGATGCTACTGCTGTTGTCCCT contains:
- a CDS encoding phage protein Gp36 family protein yields the protein MYCTRTDLTAYILEDYLAAADNQTEGTVATAIANVEAEMTEALVSGGYTVTEDSVPATVKRVCSVIAAYNSVCAITSLVSSETSSDNEFLPLQRKAERAEKVMDQIREGKVRLVAPTAETSQPNDTVVVISQPSRFKSPKGWGRF
- a CDS encoding phage virion morphogenesis protein, with protein sequence MAGFSFELDMDKAMRGLDIAMQKAQRSQEFMDTMGETLVSSTHQHFKDGVGPDGKKWKTSQRASKEGGQTLVDSARLRNAVTYEATSQMVVIGVNAVYARIHQLGGKTGRGLKVEMPARPYIYINDEDRAEIRALAVAEMKSMFGV